The sequence GACAAGTTACTCTCCAAGTGTTTCGCAAAGCACAAGAACGTGCTGCCGAAGTTCCCCACCTCCCTGGACAGCCGGCGGTGGATATTTGTGAAAGAGCTGCTGGACGACTTCCGGAAGGGTTGCCCACCTTGTGAAGATCTGATCACTCGCAGCCCTAAGGACGGCTTCCTCCCCTGGATTGTTCACAGAGTTCCCCAGCATGCCCCCAAAAAGGGTCAGAAAAAGCTGCCCGAGGAAGCAAACATGTTTTCCACGCTCTCGCCAGCCCAGCTAGCACAGAAGGCATTCGTAGAGAACATCGAAGCCCAGCTAACCAAGCATCCCTTGGCTCTCTACCCGAATCTGGAGGAAAATCTACCTGCAGACCTCTTATTGAAGGTGCTGGAAGTGCTCGATCCTGACGGGAAGCTGGAGGACCCATGGGCTTATTGTCAGGGCCCCAGGAAAAGAACGAAGTGCCCCACAAAGCTTCGTAAAAAACGTCCTGCCAAGGTCTACCTGGAACCTCCAACGAAGGCTCCTGTGTCACATCCAGCCAGTTTGCATCACGAAGACAAGAAGTCAAGCAGAAAGGATTCACTCTCTGATCCTCCTGTTCACAGAGAAGTACCGAAAGCAATTCGTAAATCCTTCAAATGGGCTGCTGCTTTTGGAAACTTGGGCATTGATGAAGAGCTCATCACGAAACTGTGTGAGGTTGGCTGTGAGTGGCCACCAGCCCAGGATACAGTCTACATGAGAAAAGTAACCCAGGTCCCTTCAAAGGTAAAGTACAGCATCGAGatagagaaaatggagaagataAAATTACCCAGAGAGGAAGGAAACTGGGAGAGGAAACCCCAGAAACCACAGAATCCTTAAAAACCCAACTCAGTGGAGATGAGGTATGGTGCATTGTACCTGAAGCCCAAGTTGTGGAAAAAGCTAGTAAATGACGAACCTTCAGCTGACCCCAACGTCTTACTTGAAGATGGGAGTTTTAGAAAGGAGCTTCCTGAACACGACACTCTTGAAGATCTTTATGGAACAAAGAGCATTTAAAGGTTTCCTTCTAAGCAAGGGCTACAGGATACCAGACATCCTTGAGAGGCTGGTCCTCAGGAAGGGATGGAAATATGATTCTCTTAAGACTCCTATACACAAAGTAATAAAAAACCAGCGAAAATGGAGATGATGCACGGGAAGATGTTTAGACAGTTTTCTATTTACTACTTACTTggctatttctctctctcattttaatACCAATCAGAATTCATGGTGAGTGTCCATCCCACCATGTACGTACAACTTTGATTCTACATCTGTTCATTTAACACCTAATGCTTATAAATATTTCTCAGTGACCTCCTGCTTGGGTTCATcgatattatataaattttatcaatTATGAAATCAATATTCACATATACTCTTCTCACATTTTATAATGTGAATACTAcattgttctatcaattatttgtaaaaataagaccattaaaaaaagaattactttttaaaagtatgatcTAGTTAGGTCAGCTACAAAATgggataaatttcaaaataactgtGCTGAGAAAAAGGAGTCAGAGCGTTCTActtgtattaaaattataatgaattaATTATGACATTTACTTTCTTAAGCAAAACTTGAAATCGGTAGCCCAAATAATGTTTAGCCCCATTTAATAATGAAAGGGTTAT is a genomic window of Phocoena sinus isolate mPhoSin1 chromosome X, mPhoSin1.pri, whole genome shotgun sequence containing:
- the LOC116747056 gene encoding LOW QUALITY PROTEIN: protein FAM47A-like (The sequence of the model RefSeq protein was modified relative to this genomic sequence to represent the inferred CDS: deleted 1 base in 1 codon); translated protein: MADKKWLLGPGSLEPMPLDMTCKPWYKDKLLSKCFAKHKNVLPKFPTSLDSRRWIFVKELLDDFRKGCPPCEDLITRSPKDGFLPWIVHRVPQHAPKKGQKKLPEEANMFSTLSPAQLAQKAFVENIEAQLTKHPLALYPNLEENLPADLLLKVLEVLDPDGKLEDPWAYCQGPRKRTKCPTKLRKKRPAKVYLEPPTKAPVSHPASLHHEDKKSSRKDSLSDPPVHREVPKAIRKSFKWAAAFGNLGIDEELITKLCEVGLEMRYGALYLKPKLWKKLVNDEPSADPNVLLEDGSFRKELPEHDTLEDLYGQRAFKGFLLSKGYRIPDILERLVLRKGWKYDSLKTPIHKVIKKIKYKENILKAA